AGCCGAAAGCAGCCGCAGCTATCTCGACACGCACGATCTGAACCAGCCGGTTGCGGCTCTTGCCGGGGCGAGCCGCGAAGTGATGCTGGTCGGTGACCTGATCGAGCGCATGCTGCGTCAGGCAAGCGACGCCATGCGCGACAGCGATCTTTCGAAACTCAATGATATCAGCGCGCTGGAAGGTCGGGTCGATCGTATCCAGCACGCCATCAAGGTCTATGTCCTCAAGGTTGGCCGGGATGGATTGTGCCAGAAGGACCAGCGGCGCGCGATGGATATCGTCGAATATGCCATCAATCTGGAACATATCGGCGACATCATCGAGAAGGGTATCCGCCCGGAAATCGCCAAGAAGATCGACCTCGGTCTCAGCTTCTCCGATGACGGCAAAAGCGAACTGGAGCGTCTTTTCTCCATCACGCTCGACAATATCCGCATGGCGCAATCGGTTTTCGCAACCCGCAATGCCGATCTTGCCCGCCGGCTGGTCGAGGTGAAGGAGGATGTGCGGCGACTGGAAAAGCAGTCTTCGGACCGTCATCTCCAGCGTCTGCGCGATGGCCGGGCCGACAGCATCCAGACAAGCTCCGTGCATCTCGACATGCTGCGCGATCTGAAACGCATCAACGCCCATATCGCCGCCGTCGCCCATCCAATTCTCGATGAAAGCGGTCTTCTGATCGAAAGCCGGATCAAGCAGGCGGGTTAGAGCAAAATCGCGCAGCAATTTTATGCCCTGTGTGCATTTGTCTAACGCGCGGTAATGCGCTCGACCATCGCAACGGGCACGACCTGAAGCCGCGTTTCCGGCTCGTCGCTGTCAAGCGCGGTCAGGACCTTCTCGGTCAGCGCGTCGAAGGATTGGGCAACGGTGGTCAGCTGATAGCTTTTCCAGCCGGCCTGCGGAATATCGTCGAAACCGACGATCGACACGTCTTCCGGCACCCGGCGGCCCATTTCCAGCCGCGCCGCATCCATGAAACCGAGCGCGAGCAGGTCGTTCACACAGAAGGCCCCGTCTATCGTCTTGTCGACCAGCAATTCGCAGCCGGCCTGATAACCGCTGTCATAACTCGTCGAGCCGCCCGACCAGGGGACGACCTCGATGCCTTCGGTGGTCATGCGCTGGGTGAAAGCGCCGGCGCGGCGCAACTGTGCGGGCGTCTGGCTGCCGCTGGAAACGACCGCGACCTTCCTGCATTTTGCCTCCACAAGCCGCGTGGCGGCGAGATCGGCACCGTGGGAATCGTCGCTCAGCACCATGTTCGTATCGGTCCGGTCGAGGAGCCTGTTGATGAGGATGAGACGTACGCCGTTGGCGATGCACTCGTCGACGATCGAGGCCGGCGGTTCGCCGGACAGGACGATAATCGCCTGAGCGCGAAACTCGAAGAGCAGCTCGATCAGCGGCGCGATATCCTTGCGTGCATCCGCCGCGTTCAACAGCAGGCACTGCAGACCGCGACGCAAAAGGCCGATACTGAGCAGATCGAGCTGCTTTGAAATGAATGGCGAGCTGAGATTGGCCCCGACCACCCCGATGAGATTGGAACGGTCATTGTTAAGGCCCTGGGCCAGACGGTTGACGCGGTAGCCAAGTTCGTGTGCGGCCTTCAACACCTTGCGCCGGACAGCCTTCGATACGCTGCCGCCAGGGGTGAAAGTGCGCGAGACGGCGGAGCGCGAAACACCGGCCTTTTTCGCCACTTCTTCGGCCGTCACGAACCCTCGCGTCATTCAACTCCCCCTTGTGAAACCTCATGTCTGATATCACAGGCCATAGGGGATCGACTATTCCAATCGTAATATTTCTGCTGGCAGGCGCTCCTGTGCAGGAAAGGCGATCCCTGCTTTTGCCAGCAAATATATCGTCCTCTTCATCATCATTTTGCCGGAAAAGACGATTGCGCATGGGCCGGCGTAAAAATTTACAAAAATGAATCAATAAAATCATTTAAAAACAATATGATAAACCAATGATCGCGTGTGCATTTTTTCGTTGACAAAATGCCGTTTAGGATCGATCATGCATTCCAAGGTCAGGCATTTTATGGAATTTTCATTCTATATTTTGCTTGCCGGCGATGTTCCCAGGAGGAGCTGGATCATCGTTGCTTGCGGGCCTGATATGCCCGCTGCTGAAGCATTGACACATTGCTCATGTTCGACGCACGCGCCGCCTGTATCGCAGGTTGCGCGCAGGCGGATGCTTGCCCGCGTGTCGGAGCAATGTTGCGGCCATATGGGGAGGAATAATGGCTCTTTTAAGCGAATCAACGAAGGCGGAGGCACTGGGGCGTCCCCCGACGACCGCGCCTTCGGCATGGCAGGCCTGGCGATATCGCCTCAAGGTCGCGCTCAGGGAGCCGACGACACTCATCGGCGTGCTGACGGCGTTGCTTTTCACCTATCTGATCGTCGTTCCGATCATCTCGATTGTGCTCGATGCCGTCCGCGTCCAGTTTGGTCACGAACGGCGTCTCGGCAAGGATGTCGGTGATCTCACACTTTATTATCTCGACAGGGCGTTCTTCTCGCCCGTCGCAACGGATCTTTTCTGGCATCCGCTCTTCAACACACTCACCGTTGCTTTGGGGGCGATTGCGCTTTCGCTGGTTATCGGCACGGTGCTTGCTTGGCTTATCAGCCGCACGGATATGTTCGGTCGCCGCTGGTTTGCGACTGCGCTGATCGTGCCCTATATGCTGCCTGCCTGGACTTTCGCTCTTGCCTGGACGACGCTGTTCAAGAACCGCACCGTCGGTGGCCAGCCGGGCTGGTTCGAGGCGATGGGCCTGACACCGCCGGACTGGGTGGCCTATGGTCGCTTCCCGATCACCATCATCCTTGCCCTGCATTACACGCCTTTCGTCATCCTGCTGTTCGGTTCGGCG
This portion of the Agrobacterium tumefaciens genome encodes:
- a CDS encoding LacI family DNA-binding transcriptional regulator, which encodes MTRGFVTAEEVAKKAGVSRSAVSRTFTPGGSVSKAVRRKVLKAAHELGYRVNRLAQGLNNDRSNLIGVVGANLSSPFISKQLDLLSIGLLRRGLQCLLLNAADARKDIAPLIELLFEFRAQAIIVLSGEPPASIVDECIANGVRLILINRLLDRTDTNMVLSDDSHGADLAATRLVEAKCRKVAVVSSGSQTPAQLRRAGAFTQRMTTEGIEVVPWSGGSTSYDSGYQAGCELLVDKTIDGAFCVNDLLALGFMDAARLEMGRRVPEDVSIVGFDDIPQAGWKSYQLTTVAQSFDALTEKVLTALDSDEPETRLQVVPVAMVERITAR